In Papaver somniferum cultivar HN1 chromosome 1, ASM357369v1, whole genome shotgun sequence, a genomic segment contains:
- the LOC113352865 gene encoding uncharacterized protein LOC113352865, whose product MILKKIDGKYKISYPWNRGQQPEQDKNKTDFCEFHQFHSHTTDSYRDLKKMVHDMIDEGKLQEYIAQQAIQPATGAPIHRVEIPREAKYLGYNTISYSAIIAPTSEGNITGRIHKRNFEGDEVFSVAKEPPIEEWMKFPINFSASETPDGGRNHNDPLVVTMAITLPEHEGKEEKPKALPWAMPKIPIDGGIPVEILFYETFKQMGLRDDCLIPSTYNIFGFNDSSTRPRGEVTLEIRVGKILTLTTLCVMDVLSPYTAIVGRSWVHGIKGVSSTYHQRLRFPTPDGVAEIVGDSGEAKYCYKMDIQNGEKKVNSPKAQSRRARNANNLAEIHDYIEIANDPKRSNDAPASCNIITSGSPTWPL is encoded by the coding sequence ATGATCCTCAAGAAGATTGACGGGAAATACAAAATCAGTTACCCATGGAACAGAGGTCAGCAGCCCGAGCAGGACAAAAATAAAACTGACTTCTGCGAGTTCCATCAATTCCATAGTCACACGACAGACTCGTACAGAGACTTGAAAAAGATGGTGCACGATATGATCGATGAAGGTAAGCTCCAAGAGTACATCGCGCAACAAGCAATCCAACCAGCCACTGGGGCACCCATACATCGTGTGGAGATCCCTCGTGAGGCAAAATATCTAGGATACAATACGATATCGTACTCTGCTATCATAGCTCCCACTTCTGAAGGAAATATCACAGGACGAATCCACAAACGAAACTTCGAAGGTGATGAAGTCTTCAGTGTAGCTAAAGAGCCCCCCATTGAGGAGTGGATGAAATTTCCTATCAACTTTTCAGCCTCGGAGACACCTGATGGAGGTCGGAACCACAACGACCCGctagtggtcacgatggccatcACACTTCCCGAACACGAAGGCAAGGAAGAAAAACCTAAGGCATTGCCATGGGCCATGCCTAAAATCCCGATCGATGGAGGAATCCCTGTAGAGATCTTattttatgaaacattcaaacaaaTGGGTCTTAGAGACGACTGCCTAATACCCTCCACCTATAACATATTTGGCTTCAACGACTCGTCGACCCGCCCAAGGGGCGAGGTGACATTGGAAATTCGGGTAGGAAAAATCCTCACCTTAACCACTTTATGTGTAATGGATGTACTTTCACCTTACACAGCTATTGTCGGGCGATCCTGGGTCCATGGGATCAAAGGAGTTTCCTCAACTTACCATCAGAGGCTAAGGTTCCCTACGCCCGATGGAGTCGCAGAAATCGTCGGAGACTCTGGTGAGGCAAAATATTGCTACAAGATGGACATTCAAAATGGCGAAAAAAAAGTAAACTCCCCAAAGGCACAGTCAAGGAGGGCCAGGAATGCCAACAACCTGGCTGAGATTCATGACTACATAGAAATAGCTAATGATCCAAAGCGCTCGAACGATGCTCCAGCCTCGTGCAACATCATAACCTCGGGGTCGCCTACATGGCCGTTATAG